The Elaeis guineensis isolate ETL-2024a chromosome 14, EG11, whole genome shotgun sequence genome has a segment encoding these proteins:
- the LOC105057583 gene encoding protein FANTASTIC FOUR 3, whose amino-acid sequence MPSMSMLSSSSSSLCQGIQSCLEPQQPHPSKIHKWVRPSSTHQEPVEIEKGKEKEMDGGSEGGWSSIFSLSSPSKTLLEPKSSSPPPATIYTKRSILGKKNLAMCTETLGCETGAVYAADDFDAENRCSERATGGLVGKRSRRGSMGAGFPPPLTTLSGESRLRVLSKRENGRLLLLPVKPSVIEAERTDGRLLLRLYSNKPFHSTDTKEEELEKEEVKEEEEKEEVVKEESDEEMEEEEGGYLGVVGMEMNEMSYNGINGEEEVGIGKYRRPGGCKEEEGGGHRRGTSRGKLLLNWEAEAFWVASS is encoded by the coding sequence ATGCCTTCGATGTCGATGCTGTCATCCTCGTCGTCTTCATTGTGCCAAGGGATCCAGTCTTGCCTGGAACCACAGCAGCCTCACCCTTCGAAGATCCATAAATGGGTCCGGCCATCTTCTACCCACCAAGAACCTGTTGAAAttgagaaaggaaaagagaaggaGATGGATGGTGGTAGTGAGGGTGGGTGGAGTTccatcttctctctttccagtCCCTCAAAAACTCTTCTCGAGCCCAAATCTTCTTCTCCACCTCCAGCAACCATTTATACGAAGCGATCGATATTGGGGAAGAAGAATTTGGCAATGTGTACGGAGACTTTAGGCTGCGAGACCGGTGCGGTGTATGCTGCTGACGACTTTGACGCTGAGAACCGTTGTTCTGAACGTGCGACAGGAGGATTGGTGGggaagaggagtaggaggggaagCATGGGGGCTGGGTTTCCTCCGCCACTGACCACGCTGTCGGGGGAATCCCGCCTTCGTGTTCTGAGCAAGAGGGAGAATGGCAGGCTGCTGCTGCTGCCTGTCAAGCCATCCGTCATAGAAGCCGAGAGGACCGATGGCCGGCTTCTTCTTCGTTTGTACTCCAACAAGCCTTTCCACTCCACTGACACGAaagaagaagagttggagaaagaGGAAgtaaaggaggaagaagagaaggaagaagtagTGAAAGAAGAAAGTGATGAAGAGATGGAGGAAGAGGAGGGGGGTTACTTGGGTGTGGTTGGTATGGAGATGAATGAGATGAGCTATAATGGTATCAATGGAGAGGAGGAGGTGGGGATTGGGAAATATAGAAGGCCTGGTGGGTGCAAAGAAGAAGAGGGTGGGGGCCACAGGAGGGGGACGAGCCGGGGAAAGCTTTTGCTCAACTGGGAGGCAGAGGCTTTCTGGGTCGCCAGCTCCTGA